From Tripterygium wilfordii isolate XIE 37 chromosome 13, ASM1340144v1, whole genome shotgun sequence, the proteins below share one genomic window:
- the LOC120013536 gene encoding peroxidase A2-like, whose amino-acid sequence MIRYTSKCISLAVGSLLLTLILSLHQGNSQLTANFHATTCPNLSTIVSNAVQQALQSDSRIGASLLRLHFHDCFVNGCDASILLDSSGSIQSEKNAAPNTNSVRGFGVVDNIKTAVENSCPGVVSCADILALAAQASVSLSGGPSWSVLLGRRDSLTANQGGANTSIPTPFESLSNITAKFAAVGLNTNDLVALSGAHTFGRAQCLTFRTRLYNFSGTGNPDPTLNSSYLTTLRQICPQGGNVTVLTNFDPTTPDNFDNNYYVNLQNNRGLLQSDQQLFSTTGAATVSIVNSFSSNQTAFFLSFAQSMINMGNISPLTGSSGEIRSDCKKVNGS is encoded by the exons ATGATTCGTTATACCAGCAAATGCATATCTTTGGCTGTTGGAAGCCTTTTGTTAACACTAATCTTGTCGCTGCATCAGGGGAACTCCCAGTTAACTGCCAACTTCCATGCTACAACATGCCCAAATCTGTCTACCATTGTCAGCAATGCTGTTCAACAGGCTCTGCAGTCCGATAGCCGGATCGGGGCTAGCCTACTTCGCCTTCATTTCCATGATTGCTTTGTTAAT GGATGTGATGCTTCAATCTTATTAGACAGCAGTGGAAGCATACAGAGTGAAAAGAATGCTGCTCCCAACACTAACTCCGTTAGGGGCTTCGGCGTCGTCGACAACATCAAAACTGCTGTTGAAAATTCATGCCCTGGTGTTGTCTCTTGCGCTGACATTCTTGCCCTTGCTGCTCAAGCTTCTGTTTCTTTG TCAGGAGGTCCATCATGGAGTGTACTATTGGGAAGAAGAGATAGTTTAACAGCAAACCAAGGAGGAGCCAATACTTCAATTCCCACCCCTTTTGAAAGCTTAAGCAACATTACTGCCAAGTTTGCTGCAGTCGGTCTGAACACTAACGATCTGGTCGCTTTATCCG GAGCTCACACATTTGGTCGCGCACAATGTCTAACATTCAGGACTCGTTTGTACAACTTCAGTGGCACAGGCAACCCAGATCCAACACTAAATTCGTCTTACTTGACTACTCTCCGACAAATATGCCCGCAAGGTGGGAACGTAACCGTGTTAACGAACTTTGATCCAACCACTCCGgataattttgacaataattACTATGTCAATCTTCAAAACAATCGAGGCCTCCTCCAATCGGACCAACAACTGTTTTCAACAACAGGTGCTGCAACAGTCTCGATTGTCAACAGTTTTAGCAGTAACCAAACTGCTTTCTTCCTAAGTTTCGCTCAATCCATGATTAATATGGGAAATATTAGCCCATTAACAGGGAGCAGCGGAGAGATTAGATCAGATTGTAAGAAAGTCAACGGAAGTTAA
- the LOC120013227 gene encoding ATP synthase subunit epsilon, mitochondrial-like encodes MSSGAAVPFWRAAGMTYISYSNICANLLRNCLKEPFKSEALAREKVHFSVAKWVDGKPQKPTVRSDTPDA; translated from the exons ATGTCTTCGGGCGCGGCGGTGCCGTTTTGGAGGGCAGCGGGGATGACTTACATATCATATTCAAACATATGTGCCAATCTGCTGAGGAATTGCCTCAAGGAGCCTTTCAAGTCTGAAGCCCTTGCCCGGGAGAAGGTCCACTTCTCCGTTGCCAAGTGGGTCGATGGGAAGCCCCAAAAACCAA CTGTTCGCTCTGATACACCAGACGCTTGA
- the LOC120013537 gene encoding peroxidase A2-like gives MNRYTSKSISLAVASLVLTLILLLHQGNSQLTSNFHATTCPNLSSIVSNAVQQALQSNSRIGASLVRLHFHDCFVNGCDASILLDNSASIKSEKDAASNSNFVREYDVVDNIKTAVENSCPGVVSCADILALAAQASISLSGGPSWSVLLGRRDSLTANQAGVGSAIPLPIEGISNITAKFSAVGLTNNDLVTLSGAHTFGRSRCLAFSNRLYDFNGTGNPDPTLNSSYLTNLRQICPQGGSRTALANLDPTAPDTFDNNYYVNLHNSRGLLQSDQQLLSTTDPETVSIINSFSSNQTAFFLSFAQSMIKLGNISPLTGSSGEIRSDCKKANGS, from the exons ATGAATCGGTATACCAGCAAAAGCATATCCTTGGCTGTTGCAAGCCTGGTGTTAACACTAATCTTGTTGCTGCATCAGGGGAATTCCCAGTTAACTTCCAACTTCCATGCTACAACATGCCCAAATCTGTCTTCCATTGTCAGTAATGCAGTTCAACAGGCTCTGCAGTCCAATAGCAGGATCGGGGCTAGCCTCGTTCGCCTTCATTTCCATGATTGCTTTGTTAAT GGATGTGATGCGTCAATCTTGTTAGACAACAGTGCAAGCATAAAGAGTGAAAAGGATGCTGCTAGCAACAGTAACTTCGTTCGGGAGTACGATGTCGTCGACAACATCAAAACTGCCGTCGAAAATTCATGCCCTGGTGTTGTCTCTTGCGCTGATATTCTTGCTCTTGCTGCTCAAGCTTCTATTTCTTTG TCAGGAGGTCCATCATGGAGTGTACTATTGGGAAGAAGAGACAGTTTAACAGCAAACCAAGCTGGAGTTGGTTCTGCAATTCCCTTGCCTATTGAAGGAATAAGCAACATTACTGCAAAATTTTCTGCAGTCGGTCTAACCAATAACGATCTCGTAACGTTATCGG GAGCTCACACATTTGGTCGCTCACGATGTTTAGCATTCAGTAATCGTTTGTACGACTTCAATGGCACAGGAAACCCAGATCCAACACTAAACTCATCTTACTTGACTAATCTCCGACAAATATGCCCGCAAGGTGGGAGCAGAACTGCATTAGCGAACCTTGATCCAACCGCTCCGGATACTTTTGACAATAATTACTATGTTAATCTTCATAACAGTCGAGGCCTCCTCCAATCGGACCAACAACTGCTTTCAACAACAGATCCTGAAACGGTCTCGATTATCAACAGTTTTAGCAGTAACCAAACTGCTTTCTTCCTAAGTTTTGCTCAATCCATGATTAAATTGGGAAATATTAGCCCATTAACAGGAAGCAGTGGAGAGATTAGATCAGATTGTAAGAAAGCCAATGGAAGTTAA
- the LOC120013434 gene encoding thioredoxin-like 3-1, chloroplastic, which produces MSVMAAANSHIFSREFCHKDQQQQFWIGGSCLLLQKNGGYIWVDRRNKDSMKKIVKRDCRAQAFWPASRPAFIEMEPINDSDHLDQILQSAQELSQPIIIDWMAAWCRKCIYLKPKLEKLAAEYDPKFKFYYVDVNKVPQALVKRGNITKMPTIQLWKDGEMKAEVIGGHKAWLVIDEVREMIQKFV; this is translated from the exons ATGTCTGTTATGGCGGCTGCCAATTCTCATATTTTCTCCAGAGAATTCTGTCACAAGGACCAACAGCAGCAGTTTTGGATTGGTGGGAGTTGTTTGTTATTACAAAAGAATGGTGGGTATATTTGGGTTGACCGTAGAAACAAAGACAGCATGAAGAAGATTGTGAAGAGGGATTGCAGAGCACAAGCCTTCTGGCCTGCTTCAAGGCCTGCTTTTATAGAGATGGAACCCATCAATGATTCTGATCATCTCGATCAGATTCTTCAGAGTGCTCAAGAGCTCTCACAACCCATAATCATTGACTG GATGGCTGCTTGGTGCCGCAAATGCATCTACTTGAAGCCTAAATTGGAAAAATTAGCAGCTGAATATGACCCCAA ATTTAAGTTCTATTATGTGGATGTTAACAAGGTACCACAAGCTCTAGTGAAGCGTGGGAACATCACT aaAATGCCTACAATTCAG CTATGGAAAGATGGAGAGATGAAAGCAGAAGTGATTGGAGGGCACAAGGCATGGCTTGTAATTGATGAAGTCAGAGAAATGATCCAAAAGTTTGTATGA
- the LOC120012157 gene encoding uncharacterized protein LOC120012157, translating to MRIRKRQVPLPLSSLSPLPLSDPHYFRPSPGVQLQPHNQVQPHGILSRLGATSTQSGAPPSDHSNQPIGRRDSPDAAGGAQEKKKKIDCMTTLLLKEDERGGEEDTSHDFRKGSSSSAAYMATVDLAQTYSSEAVGSWCEGEKAFPLKKRRGSFDRPTMNKEETIMEKNKKMKTKMKTKMNKKPCVKPSENGQEDEDQNDQEEKKRKEGAKKRGRGAGELMEGSRCSRVNGRGWRCCQQTLVGYSLCEHHLGKGRLRSMNSVRSRSVAATTSTISPPQNAVPAAAISIPSSEREEEHNEDEKKPSLMGTRKRVKLGMVKARSISSLLGENINDIAATSTMADKDQNDVVNNEGAVFN from the exons ATGAGGATCAGGAAAAGACAGGTACCGCTCCCTCTCTCGTCTCTCTCTCCTCTGCCACTCTCAGATCCCCACTACTTTAGACCCTCACCGGGGGTGCAACTTCAACCGCACAACCAAGTCCAACCACATGGAATCCTTTCACGACTGGGTGCTACAAGTACCCAGTCCGGTGCTCCACCTTCTGATCACTCAAATCAACCCATCGGACGCCGCGATTCTCCCGATGCTGCTGGTGGGgcacaagaaaagaagaagaagatcgatTGTATG ACGACGTTATTGTTGAAGGAAGATGAGAGAGGTGGAGAGGAAGATACGAGTCATGATTTCAG GAAGGGAAGTTCCTCATCAGCTGCATATATGGCTACTGTAGATCTTGCACAAACATACTCTAGTGAAG CTGTAGGGAGTTGGTGCGAGGGGGAGAAAGCATTTCCACTGAAGAAAAGGAGAGGAAGCTTTGACAGGCCGACCATGAACAAAGAAGAAACGATAatggagaagaacaagaagatgaaAACCAAAATGAAGACAAAGATGAACAAGAAACCATGCGTGAAGCCGAGTGAGAATGGCCAAGAAGACGAAGACCAAAAtgatcaagaagaaaagaaaagaaaagagggtgCTAAAAAGAGGGGTCGAGGTGCCGGTGAACTAATGGAAGGATCAAGGTGCAGTCGAGTGAACGGGAGGGGATGGAGGTGTTGTCAACAAACACTTGTGGGTTACTCCTTGTGTGAGCATCACTTGGGTAAGGGAAGGCTACGAAGCATGAACAGCGTTCGAAGCCGATCCGTGGCTGCCACTACTAGTACTATTTCTCCACCACAGAATGCTGTACCTGCTGCCGCAATATCGATCCCTTCATcggaaagagaagaagaacataaTGAAGATGAGAAGAAGCCATCATTGATGGGTACAAGGAAAAGGGTGAAGCTTGGCATGGTGAAAGCTCGATCCATAAGCAGCTTGCTGGGCGAGAATATTAACGACATTGCTGCAACATCGACTATGGCTGATAAAGATCAGAATGATGTAGTAAACAATGAAGGTGCAGTATTTAATTAA
- the LOC120012971 gene encoding homeobox-leucine zipper protein HAT14 codes for MELALSLGDPSKPFKFIDKNPTMSTSRDLGFCIGLRTGSPAQEVTQERRVSSDPPLQLDLLPFSPVPRPTPPSQLRFPWLADGPGNRFPGGVTEEVDEGASLSSPNSTTSSFQMDFGIGRSKRDFDLEVENERTGSKTSDDEDNGLTRKKLRLSKEQSAFLEESFKEHNTLNPKQKLGLAKQLNLRPRQVEVWFQNRRARTKLKQTEVDCEYLKRCCETLTEENRRLQKELQELRALKSSQSFYMQLPATTLTMCPSCERVATSTSSSAATTTATTSSALSLSKPRSYPFPHGSIHMSQVQAHQATS; via the exons ATGGAGCTAGCTTTGAGCTTGGGAGATCCCTCAAAGCCATTCAAATTCATTGACAAAAACCCCACCATGTCGACTAGTAGAGATCTGGGCTTTTGCATTGGCTTGAGGACCGGTTCACCTGCTCAAGAAGTTACACAAGAGAGAAGAGTCTCTTCAGATCCACCGCTTCAGCTCGATCTATTACCTTTCTCTCCAGTTCCCCGCCCAACCCCTCCTTCACAGCTCCGATTCCCCTGGCTCGCCGATGGACCTGGCAACCGGTTCCCGGGTGGAGTAACAGAGGAGGTAGACGAAGGGGCGTCTTTGTCGTCTCCGAATAGTACAACGTCGTCGTTTCAGATGGATTTTGGAATCGGAAGAAGCAAGAGAGATTTTGATTTGGAGGTTGAGAACGAGAGAACTGGTTCGAAAACGAGTGATGATGAAGATAACGGGTTGACCCGGAAGAAACTTAGGCTTTCCAAAGAACAATCTGCTTTTCTCGAAGAAAGTTTCAAAGAACACAATACTCTCAACCCA AAGCAGAAGCTTGGTTTGGCCAAACAGTTAAATCTTCGTCCGCGACAAGTGGAAGTTTGGTTCCAAAACAGAAGAGCCAG GACGAAGTTGAAGCAGACAGAGGTAGACTGTGAATATTTAAAGAGATGTTGCGAAACGCTGACAGAAGAGAACAGGAGGTTACAAAAGGAACTTCAAGAACTAAGAGCCTTGAAATCTTCTCAATCTTTCTATATGCAACTTCCTGCCACCACCCTCACCATGTGCCCCTCTTGTGAGCGAGTcgccacctccacctcctcttCCGCCGCCACTACTACCGCCACCACCTCTTCGGCGTTATCCCTATCCAAACCTAGGTCCTATCCATTCCCTCATGGTTCAATCCACATGTCTCAGGTCCAGGCCCACCAAGCTACTTCGTGA
- the LOC120012970 gene encoding protein trichome birefringence-like, whose amino-acid sequence MANATKQFSINGGTFLSDLKSLFSLSKPKKTTVAFLYGFMFAFVCFTIFLAFNPSTNSSSPWFSNIFSTDFSANSTKQSDSDGSHFSSVLSHFFPNDTFDPQEPTNTSSVPLSYVPPQSNTTRSSVTVPPSSTANTALSTVQNNTQVTDKSNKATGLQNQTAVPSSVNKEPPSANTTTETTTKVPSKGDVLNPNQTVVGAPEDPVAGNSTNQSVNSGDGEKGVAEKGLKSNSSASLPQKQVTKQRNGTDSGVSVENVVQSLTNCNFFDGEWVMDDSYPLYKPGSCSLIDEQFNCIINGRPDKNYQKYKWKPKGCTLPRFNGAHMLELLRGKRLVFVGDSINRNMWESLVCILRNSVKDQSKVFEANGRHQFRGEASYSFMFEDYNCTVEFFVSPFLVQEWEIKDKNGAKKETLRLDLVTRSSDQFKGADIIIFNTGHWWTHDKTSLGKDYYQEGSHVYEELNVLEAFRKALTTWSRWVDANINPMKSMVFFRGYSAAHFSGGQWNSGGSCDHETEPIKNEKYLNPYPAKMLVLEKVLKYMKTRVIYQNITRMTDFRKDGHPSMYRKHNLSEVERISPMHYQDCSHWCLPGVPDVWNEILYAELLVRVNQKGQRRR is encoded by the exons ATGGCTAATGCCACAAAGCAATTCTCCATCAATGGAGGGACTTTCCTTTCAGACCTCAAGagtctcttctctctctccaagCCTAAGAAAACCACTGTGGCTTTTCTTTATGGGTTCATGTTTGCCTTCGTTTGTTTCACCATCTTTTTGGCTTTCAACCCTTCTACTAATTCCTCTTCTCCTTGGTTCTCCAACATCTTCAGTACTGATTTTAGTGCGAATAGCACAAAACAATCTGATTCGGATGGATCTCATTTTTCTTCTGTTCTCTCTCATTTCTTTCCCAACGACACTTTCGATCCTCAAGAACCTACAAATACCTCTTCTGTACCTCTCTCTTATGTTCCTCCACAGTCCAATACAACCAGATCTAGTGTGACCGTACCTCCATCTTCCACTGCAAATACAGCACTGTCCACTGTACAAAACAATACCCAAGTGACGGATAAATCAAATAAAGCTACTGGTTTGCAGAATCAGACGGCAGTCCCTTCAAGTGTGAATAAAGAGCCACCCAGTGCAAATACAACTACGGAAACAACAACAAAGGTTCCTAGTAAAGGTGATGTTTTGAATCCAAATCAAACGGTGGTTGGAGCACCAGAAGATCCTGTAGCTGGTAATTCGACTAATCAAAGTGTGAATTCTGGAGATGGAGAGAAAGGAGTAGCAGAGAAGGGCTTGAAATCGAATTCCTCTGCTTCGTTACCACAGAAGCAGGTAACGAAGCAGAGAAATGGAACTGATTCAGGGGTGTCGGTGGAGAATGTTGTGCAATCTCTGACGAATTGCAATTTCTTTGATGGAGAGTGGGTCATGGACGATTCTTATCCTCTGTACAAACCTGGTTCTTGCTCGCTCATCGATGAAcagttcaattgtatcattaaTGGCCGGCCGGATAAGAATTATCAGAAGTACAAATGGAAGCCAAAGGGATGCACTTTACCAAG GTTCAATGGGGCTCACATGCTGGAGCTGTTAAGAGGAAAGCGACTTGTTTTTGTGGGTGATTCAATCAATAGGAATATGTGGGAATCTCTAGTTTGCATCCTTAGAAACTCAGTGAAGGATCAAAGCAAGGTTTTTGAAGCTAATGGAAGACACCAATTCAGAGGGGAGGCTTCATACTCTTTCATGTTCGAA GACTACAACTGTACTGTAGAGTTCTTTGTATCTCCTTTCTTGGTTCAAGAATGGGAAATCAAAGACAAAAATGGGGCAAAGAAGGAGACGCTTCGGCTTGATTTAGTAACCAGGTCCTCTGATCAATTTAAAGGTGCCgatatcatcatcttcaacactggCCATTGGTGGACTCATGATAAAACATCTTTAGG GAAAGATTATTACCAAGAAGGTAGCCATGTATATGAAGAATTGAATGTTCTCGAGGCATTTCGAAAGGCGTTGACGACGTGGTCCAGATGGGTTGATGCTAATATTAATCCCATGAAGTCAATGGTTTTCTTTAGGGGTTACTCTGCTGCCCATTTCAG CGGTGGACAGTGGAATTCTGGTGGTTCTTGCGACCATGAGACCGAGCCAATCAAGAATGAAAAATATCTAAACCCTTATCCGGCCAAGATGCTGGTATTGGAGAAGGTGCTTAAATATATGAAAACACGAGTCATCTACCAAAACATTACACGAATGACGGATTTCCGAAAGGATGGTCATCCGTCAATGTATCGGAAGCACAACCTGTCGGAGGTGGAAAGGATTTCGCCAATGCATTACCAGGACTGCAGCCATTGGTGTCTTCCTGGTGTGCCTGATGTGTGGAATGAGATTCTTTACGCTGAGCTCCTAGTAAGAGTAAACCAGAAGGGACAACGACGGAGATAA
- the LOC120013257 gene encoding uncharacterized protein LOC120013257, which translates to MAEAEESSDTMNLDLNLGPGPEAGSGSIPGDAVNLDDWVGQPFNRIREAVRRRARQRGRWRHVRMSPEAQNLSIELNQLIGNSGNVTTLHAGEGSVAAEERTTEVPKTCETNNGFLEDEVSEKKDDVEKGVGNDGSFFDCNICLDLSKDPVVTCCGHLFCWPCLYRWLHVHSYAKECPVCKGEVTMKNVTPIYGRGSNNHTVEPEQDPSLKVPLRPHARRVESLRQTIQRNPFGFPVEEMIRRLGSRFDLARDLTPPQDPNNTRETAERTNSLLNRFLTSRGMRTEQSPAAPPEEVGDLIQSSSSVPEAGQPSRLQSLLRRRSQSQLRRATTVSSLSNALNSAESLVEAYFRSNAVDRHQEQPQPVDDRDSFSSIAAVINSESQIDTAMEIDSLVTLSTSSSRRRNEASRISDVDSGDSRAPRRRRLN; encoded by the coding sequence ATGGCTGAGGCTGAGGAGTCATCTGATACAATGAACCTTGATTTGAATCTGGGTCCTGGACCTGAGGCTGGCTCAGGATCAATACCTGGTGATGCTGTGAATCTTGATGATTGGGTTGGTCAACCCTTTAATAGAATTAGAGAGGCTGTTAGGCGTAGAGCTCGACAGCGGGGGCGATGGCGCCATGTCCGAATGTCACCTGAAGCGCAAAACCTGTCAATAGAATTGAATCAATTGATAGGTAATTCTGGCAATGTGACCACATTACATGCAGGTGAGGGCAGTGTTGCTGCTGAGGAAAGAACAACTGAGGTGCCAAAAACGTGCGAAACCAACAATGGGTTCTTGGAAGATGAGGTTTCGGAGAAAAAGGATGATGTTGAAAAGGGTGTTGGAAATGACGGGAGCTTTTTTGATTGCAATATATGTTTGGATTTGTCTAAGGATCCCGTTGTAACTTGTTGTGGGCACTTGTTCTGTTGGCCGTGCCTTTATCGGTGGCTACATGTGCATTCGTATGCGAAGGAGTGTCCTGTCTGCAAGGGAGAGGTGACCATGAAGAATGTTACCCCAATATATGGTCGAGGGAGCAATAATCATACCGTTGAGCCAGAGCAGGATCCAAGTCTTAAAGTTCCTCTTAGGCCCCATGCAAGACGAGTTGAGAGTTTGAGGCAAACCATTCAGAGgaatccttttggtttcccAGTGGAGGAGATGATTCGGCGACTTGGAAGTCGATTTGACCTTGCAAGGGATTTGACTCCTCCACAGGATCCCAACAATACCCGCGAAACTGCAGAACGAACTAATTCCTTGCTCAACAGGTTTTTGACTTCTAGAGGGATGCGTACAGAACAAAGTCCTGCTGCCCCACCTGAGGAAGTAGGAGATTTAATACAGAGCAGCTCAAGTGTACCTGAGGCAGGGCAACCTTCACGCCTTCAGTCTTTGTTACGTCGAAGAAGCCAATCACAGTTGCGAAGAGCTACAACAGTCTCATCTTTGTCCAATGCTTTGAACTCTGCTGAAAGTTTGGTTGAAGCTTATTTTCGAAGCAATGCTGTTGATAGACATCAGGAGCAGCCTCAACCAGTTGATGACAGAGATTCCTTCTCAAGCATAGCTGCTGTTATAAACTCCGAGAGTCAAATTGACACCGCAATGGAAATCGACTCTTTGGTAACCCTTTCGACTTCATCGTCTAGAAGAAGAAATGAAGCTTCAAGGATTTCAGATGTGGACAGTGGGGATTCTCGTGCTCCTCGAAGGAGACGGTTGAACTAG